The uncultured Desulfuromonas sp. genome has a segment encoding these proteins:
- a CDS encoding pyruvate, water dikinase regulatory protein, with translation MKHSLTVFLLSDATGETAENIVTAALTQFKGQSVQINRISNVRTKNQVYEALDAAAERRAMVIYTMVNCELSRLVHDECEALGLTSLDIMTPLLMKCSEFFGATPNETPGLLHSVDEEYFRRIEAVEFTVRNDDGQEVRFLNNADIVLVGVSRTSKTPLSIYLAHRGWKVANIPLVHGIDPPQELLEMDHKRVVGLLINPERLVELRASRLRNLGQDPKTAYADFEQIELELKQSRNFFRRQKWATVNVTGKAVEETANEVLVKLKLK, from the coding sequence ATGAAACACAGTCTGACAGTCTTTCTGCTTTCCGATGCCACCGGTGAAACGGCCGAAAATATTGTTACGGCGGCATTAACCCAGTTCAAAGGGCAGTCAGTACAGATTAACAGAATCAGCAACGTTCGCACGAAAAACCAGGTTTACGAAGCACTGGATGCGGCCGCGGAACGACGTGCCATGGTCATTTACACCATGGTCAATTGTGAATTATCCCGTCTGGTGCATGATGAGTGTGAAGCCCTCGGTCTGACAAGCCTGGACATCATGACGCCGTTGCTGATGAAATGCTCGGAATTTTTCGGCGCCACCCCGAATGAAACACCGGGGTTGCTGCACAGCGTTGATGAAGAGTATTTTCGCCGCATTGAGGCGGTTGAATTCACCGTCCGCAACGATGATGGTCAGGAAGTCCGCTTCCTGAACAATGCGGATATTGTTCTGGTCGGTGTTTCCCGCACCAGTAAAACGCCATTGTCCATCTATCTGGCTCACCGCGGCTGGAAAGTGGCCAACATTCCTCTGGTGCATGGGATCGACCCGCCTCAGGAACTGCTGGAAATGGATCATAAACGGGTGGTCGGCTTGCTGATCAATCCCGAACGTCTGGTGGAACTGCGCGCCTCACGGCTGCGCAACCTGGGGCAGGACCCGAAAACGGCTTATGCCGACTTCGAACAGATTGAACTGGAACTCAAACAGTCGCGAAATTTTTTCCGCCGACAAAAATGGGCCACGGTTAACGTCACCGGCAAAGCCGTTGAAGAAACCGCCAACGAGGTCTTGGTCAAACTGAAACTTAAATAA